The Deinococcus detaillensis genome contains a region encoding:
- a CDS encoding glycerol-3-phosphate acyltransferase encodes MTVFLVLLSAYLLGSVVFGVIYSHLRGDDVRGRDMPGGSGMFRQYGLVPAVTISVLDILKGVLAAYLALHFAPGWEWAAMFLVIIGHCYPVFFRFNGGGGIAPMLGALLIVAPKTLLLMVLLSLIVMPLYKATIQKRVGLNAIPFMSAVVLPISVAASFWLGGTLALVAGGLGMAVRSVQLLIEDGKLGKKPA; translated from the coding sequence GTGACTGTCTTTTTGGTGCTGCTGTCGGCTTATCTGCTCGGCTCGGTGGTCTTCGGTGTAATTTACTCGCACCTGCGCGGCGACGATGTACGCGGGCGCGACATGCCCGGCGGCAGCGGGATGTTTAGGCAATACGGCCTCGTTCCAGCAGTGACTATTTCGGTGCTGGACATCCTCAAAGGCGTGCTGGCAGCTTATCTGGCACTGCATTTTGCACCGGGGTGGGAATGGGCGGCCATGTTTCTGGTGATTATCGGCCACTGCTATCCGGTGTTTTTCCGCTTCAACGGCGGCGGCGGCATTGCCCCGATGCTGGGTGCACTGCTGATCGTCGCGCCCAAAACCCTACTGCTGATGGTGCTGCTTTCCCTCATCGTGATGCCGCTTTATAAAGCCACCATCCAAAAAAGAGTTGGCCTCAACGCCATTCCCTTCATGTCGGCGGTGGTGTTGCCGATCAGCGTGGCCGCTTCATTCTGGCTGGGGGGCACCTTGGCGCTGGTCGCGGGCGGCCTGGGGATGGCGGTCAGGTCGGTGCAACTGCTGATCGAAGATGGCAAGCTCGGAAAAAAACCGGCGTGA